The nucleotide sequence TTTATAGCTACCCCGGCTTTGAGTTTGAAAAAGTAATTACAGATACTCGTGTAGGACCAGCAGGTGCTTTTAATACGCGAAGCGGTATTTTTAAAGCTGAAAATGGTGATCTATATACTATTTCAAATTCTAGCTTTACAAATGGATATAGCCAATCGACTAAGCCCGCTGGAATCTTGAGAATTACAGCAGGTACCAGTTCTTTTGACCCAGATTATTTCTTCAATACAAGCGAAGCTATGACAGGAGGGCGTATTGCTCATGCTATTTATATTGGAAATAATAAATTATTTGCAGCCGTAACTGTTGCAGAACATACAATAGATAATCGTTGGAGTGATACAAACTTGCGTTTAGCAATTGTAGATCTTACAAGTCAAACTATTTCTCTTGTCGAAGGTGCGCCGGAATTTACCGGAAACGGCGGGCGCAGTTTTGCAGCTTTTAAAGAAGAAGGAAAAGTATATACCTCAATTTCTGATGCTAACGGTACTGTAAATATTTACCAAACAGATATTAGTACTGCAACAGCTGTTAAAGGAGCAACAGTAGAAGCTTCATTCGTCGGTGGAATAGGACGTTTAAGATAAGTGAATTAGCAAATTAATTAAAAAACGCGTATTCTTTTAACTAGAATGCGCGTTTTATATTTATGAAAAAAAAGCGTTTAATACTTAATTAGCCCTTAATTACACCCAACAGAAATTAAGCATAGAGTAAGTTATAGTGAATTTGGGGTGACCATTGAATAAAAATTGTACTCTTATCTTACCATGGTATCTTTCTACCTACCTTATATTACACTCCAAAGAATAGATAAAGGAATAGTTATTACTTAAATAGTTTTAAGTTGTCGTCAAATCTGCACTTATTTTTTGCAATAGGAATAGTTTCATTGCAATTTATCTCTTTTTCACGGCTACTGACTTTTTCATTATTACGAATCGCTTTTCAGCTCTGAAAAATTCGGAGATATTTTTCAGTAGGATTTAATCAAAACTATTAGAATATACCTCATTGGGTATAATTTCTTAAAAAAATTAAATAATATACCTATTCAGGTATAAAACATGATAATTTTATTATATTGCACCCGTAAAGGTATATTAATGGAAAAATGGAATCGCAGCAATCCTATTGCCGAATATTTGCGAAAACAGAGGAAAGCGAGTAAAATGACCCAAACAGAGCTGTCCGACCTGACGGGAGTAGGGCTGCGTTTTGTTCGTGACCTAGAACAAGGTAAGCCCAATTTAATGACTGATAAAGTAAATCAGGTATTGCTTTTTTTTGGTGCTACTTTGAAACCTCAGCCTATAACAAATGAGAAAAGCTAAAATTTTTATTGACGATTTATTAGCTGGAATACTATCTGAAAATGAGGAAGGATATTTTTTTCAGTATGAAAAGACTTATTTAGATAGTATGGTTAAGAAACCTGTTAGTTTGACATTGCCACTTCAAAAAGAACCTTTTAAAGCCGAATATTTATTTCCATTTTTTGATGGTTTAATACCAGAAGGTTGGTTATTAAATATCGCTCAAAAAAACTGGAAATTAAATCCACGTGATCGTATGGGATTACTGATGGACACCTGTAAAGATTGTATAGGCAATATAAGTGTGACACCGTTATGAAAAATTGTTTAGCCTGTTTTATGCCCTTAAAAAAGGATGATATAATTTATCATCCTAAATGTCTTGCAGATTTCTGGCAAAATGAAACTCCTGTATTGAAATTAAACTTCTCAATATTAGAACTGGAAAAACTAGCCAAAGAAAATATCTCACAACGTATAACGGTACCCGGTGTGCAGCCAAAACTTTCATTAGGGTTCACTAACAAAGAAGAAAATAAAAGATTAACCATAGTAGGAGCATTGGATGGTAAATATATTTTAAAACCACCTTATTCACAGTATCCTCAAATGCCGGAAATAGAGGCATTATCGATGTTAATGGCTCAGGCTTGTGGAATTGCAACAGTTCCTTTCTTACTAATTCCTTTGAAAGATGGAGAGCTCGCATACCTTACACGTAGAATCGATCGGGATCTGAAAAACAATAAATATGCTATGGAAGATGCCTGCCAATTTACTGAACGGCTTACAGAACATAAATATCGAGGTTCATATGAACAAATTGCCAGAGCTATCTTAAAGTATAATGGAAATCGATTGATGGACGTAGTGCATTTTTATGAACAGGTAATAGTATCTTACCTAATTGGTAATAATGATATGCACTTAAAGAACTTTTCTTTGATATCTACAGAAACCAATTCATATCAATTGGCACCGGCCTATGACATTCTTGCTGTAAAACTACTAATGCCAGAAGATGATGAAGATCTAGCGCTAACACTTAACGGGAAAAAGCGAAAACTAAGGCAGAATGATTTTAATGAAGCTATGTTAAAAGCACATATCCCAGAAAAGGCAATTGATAATCTTTGGAAGCGAATTGGGAGAGGTATGTGTGAGTGGAAAGAATTGATTGAGCGTAGTTTTCTTTCAAACGAAAGAAAAGAAAATTTTAAAAAACTAATAATCCAGAAATCAACAGAAATAAATTTAAGAACGACTGACTAATATATATTGATTTACGCATATCTTCAATAATAGATTGTTTTATAGTTATAATCGCTTATTTCATTCGAACAGAAATACCTGACTTTTTATAACATGTAATGAGAATGTTATTCGAGTTTCCAATTAAAAAATACCTCTATTTAAAATTTATCTTTAATAATTAATAAAATTTACATATCATACCCGCTCCTTTTTTCGATTTAGTAAGTGGTAGCATTTATGAAGGCGATTAATTTGATAGATCATAATTATAATTGTTGTATAAACATAGCTATTCCAGTTTATAAAAAATAGTCACCTCCATTGTACGAAGAGATATTTAAAAAAATTATATTCATCCGTAAGAATAATTTAATAAGGAAAACACATAAAGTACAAGCTCCTATAATCTTCTCTCAAACAAATGAAGCTATCAAATAAATTTTGATAGCTTATATACATTTAATATTAATGTAAGTTCTTTAATCCTCATATTCTTTAATAATGGAACCAATTTCATCAAAAATTAACATTTTTTCATTGTTCCAACCTTTTTTTAATTCAACTTCGTAAGTAATTTTACCCGCTTCTTCCTTCATTTCTATATCCTCAATTTTAAAAGAAGAATAAGAAGTACTAATTTTAGATTTGATAGCTTGTGGTAGTTCTGCTTCATTTAATTCTTTTTCCGTTTTTATAGTTTTTCCGGAAGCATCATACCAAATTTCATTTTCTTTTCTAGCTATATCAAATTCTACTTTGTAGAGATCATTTTGTTTTTCCCACTCTATATCTGTGGCATTGACAAATTCCTTTTCGAAATTTAGTCTTAAATCCCTTGGAACTTCGTTATTTTTTAAGTCTTGCGCATTTACTGCCACAGTTGCAAATAAGGTAAGAGCAGCTAATTTTAAATTTTTCATAATAGTTGTTTTTTAATTTGATTCAAAGAAAGAAGCCAAAACTGGAAGAAATTAGGAACTTATAATAAAATTGAAATTCCCAAATCTTTCTAGAATTAGCTCGTATTTTTAACCTTTATCACCGAATATGAAAATACTTATAATAGAAGACGAGCAGGAAATGCGAGAGAATATGCAAAATTCTTTGGAAAGAGAAGATTTTGTAGTAGAAACTGCAGATGGATATCATGATGCACTTTCCAAAATTGGTGTATATGAATATGATTGTATTTTGCTTGATATATCTCTGCCAGATGGCAACGGACTTGAAATTCTAAAGGAGCTTAAAAATAAAGAAATATCAGATAACGTAATTATAGTTTCTGCTAAAGATTCTTTAGATGATAAAATTAAAGGACTGGATCTGGGAGCAGATGATTATTTGCCAAAGCCTTTTCATATTGCAGAATTACATGCAAGAATAAATGCTGTTTTAAGACGCAAAAAATTTGATGGATATAATATTCTGAACATTGCTAATGTGTCTATCAATTTTGATAAACATCTGGTATTTATTGATAATAACGAAATTAGTTTTAATAGAAAAGAATTTGACATTCTCTTATACCTTGTCACAAATAAAGACAGGTTGGTAAATAAATCTGCACTTGCAGAGCATGTTTGGGGAGATTATATAGACCAAAGTGATGATTTTGAATTTATTTATTCCCAAATAAAGAATTTAAGAAAAAAGCTTAATACATATAAGGCTGACATTGAAATAAAAGCAGTTTATGGAATTGGATATAAACTGATAAGTTTATGAAATTACTAAATTATACTACCAGATATTTTGCAATAATCTTATTTGTTCTTCTTTCAATTTGGGCGGTCATATTTTATTATGCCATGCTGGATGAAATATACGATAGTATGGACGATGGTTTAGAAAATCAAAAAATGTTAGTGATTCGTCGTGCAGTAGAAAATATTTCTATTGAAGAGAAAAATGACTTTGGAGATGGTTATTATACGCTCAAAAAAATCAAATCCGAACATGCTAATAATATCAAAGATCACTACCGAGACACTTTGATGTATATGCATAATGAAGAGGATTTTGAACCAGTAAGGCTATTGGAAAGTGTTTTTAAACATAACTATGAATATTACAAGATAAAAGTTATTACCTCGATGGTCGAAGAAGACGATCTTATAGAAGATCTCTTGTACTCACTCTTATGGCTATATTTAGGTTTAATAATTTCAATAATATTTTTGAACAATATTGTCCTCAATAAAATTTGGAACCCATTCTACAAACTTATCACTGAGCTTAAAAATTTTAATATTGAAAAGGATGAAAATATAAAGGTTCAGCAAACTTCAATTGAAGAGTTTAATTTATTGAATAAACAAATTCAGGTCCTCCTGCAAAAATCCCGAGATAGCTTTATAGGTCAGAAGCAGTTCATCGAAAATGCTTCCCACGAATTGCAGACTCCGTTGGCTATTAGTATCAATAAGTTAGAATTATATATTGAAAACTATGATCTAAGCGAAAGTGAATTAGTGCAAATCGCCCAGGTACTGAATAATTTAGAGCGTTTGACCCGCTTTAATAAATCCTTGCTGCTATTAAGTAAGATTGAAAATCGACAATTCCTTTATGTACAAGAGGTATCCATCATTTCAATTATCCAAGAAGTGGTTGAGGATTTTTCAGATTTTGC is from Gillisia sp. Hel1_33_143 and encodes:
- a CDS encoding HipA N-terminal domain-containing protein, yielding MRKAKIFIDDLLAGILSENEEGYFFQYEKTYLDSMVKKPVSLTLPLQKEPFKAEYLFPFFDGLIPEGWLLNIAQKNWKLNPRDRMGLLMDTCKDCIGNISVTPL
- a CDS encoding response regulator transcription factor, with the protein product MKILIIEDEQEMRENMQNSLEREDFVVETADGYHDALSKIGVYEYDCILLDISLPDGNGLEILKELKNKEISDNVIIVSAKDSLDDKIKGLDLGADDYLPKPFHIAELHARINAVLRRKKFDGYNILNIANVSINFDKHLVFIDNNEISFNRKEFDILLYLVTNKDRLVNKSALAEHVWGDYIDQSDDFEFIYSQIKNLRKKLNTYKADIEIKAVYGIGYKLISL
- a CDS encoding HipA domain-containing protein, yielding MKNCLACFMPLKKDDIIYHPKCLADFWQNETPVLKLNFSILELEKLAKENISQRITVPGVQPKLSLGFTNKEENKRLTIVGALDGKYILKPPYSQYPQMPEIEALSMLMAQACGIATVPFLLIPLKDGELAYLTRRIDRDLKNNKYAMEDACQFTERLTEHKYRGSYEQIARAILKYNGNRLMDVVHFYEQVIVSYLIGNNDMHLKNFSLISTETNSYQLAPAYDILAVKLLMPEDDEDLALTLNGKKRKLRQNDFNEAMLKAHIPEKAIDNLWKRIGRGMCEWKELIERSFLSNERKENFKKLIIQKSTEINLRTTD
- a CDS encoding helix-turn-helix transcriptional regulator, coding for MEKWNRSNPIAEYLRKQRKASKMTQTELSDLTGVGLRFVRDLEQGKPNLMTDKVNQVLLFFGATLKPQPITNEKS
- a CDS encoding sensor histidine kinase, whose product is MDDGLENQKMLVIRRAVENISIEEKNDFGDGYYTLKKIKSEHANNIKDHYRDTLMYMHNEEDFEPVRLLESVFKHNYEYYKIKVITSMVEEDDLIEDLLYSLLWLYLGLIISIIFLNNIVLNKIWNPFYKLITELKNFNIEKDENIKVQQTSIEEFNLLNKQIQVLLQKSRDSFIGQKQFIENASHELQTPLAISINKLELYIENYDLSESELVQIAQVLNNLERLTRFNKSLLLLSKIENRQFLYVQEVSIISIIQEVVEDFSDFAAHKQMECIITSEENIVFKMNRDLAVILFTNLIKNAIVYGENGSLINIEIEKQEIRISNLSTQEALKKEKLFTRFYKISSKNSNGLGLAISKAIADEYDLELEYYFDERHIFKVVFPKS
- a CDS encoding PepSY-like domain-containing protein, which encodes MKNLKLAALTLFATVAVNAQDLKNNEVPRDLRLNFEKEFVNATDIEWEKQNDLYKVEFDIARKENEIWYDASGKTIKTEKELNEAELPQAIKSKISTSYSSFKIEDIEMKEEAGKITYEVELKKGWNNEKMLIFDEIGSIIKEYED